In the Leptotrichia sp. oral taxon 847 genome, one interval contains:
- the nrdG gene encoding anaerobic ribonucleoside-triphosphate reductase activating protein translates to MKNEDLKKVFSLRLLRTFKETIVDGVGLRYSIYFSGCSHACPGCHNKYSWNPNNGTKLTYEILNEIADEINQNELLDGITISGGDPLFNPRDMLEVLKFLKEKTKKNIWMYTGYTLEEIKKDDLRKKCLKYVDVLVDGKFVKELYDPKIKFRGSSNQRIIKKEDFGI, encoded by the coding sequence ATGAAAAATGAGGATTTAAAAAAAGTTTTTTCGTTAAGACTTTTAAGAACTTTTAAGGAAACTATTGTCGATGGAGTTGGACTTCGCTATTCAATATATTTTTCAGGGTGCTCACACGCATGTCCAGGCTGCCACAACAAGTATTCTTGGAACCCTAATAACGGGACTAAATTAACCTATGAAATTTTGAATGAAATCGCAGATGAAATTAATCAAAATGAACTACTTGACGGAATTACAATAAGTGGTGGGGATCCGCTCTTTAATCCAAGAGATATGTTAGAAGTTTTAAAATTTTTGAAGGAAAAGACAAAAAAAAATATTTGGATGTATACTGGTTATACGTTGGAAGAAATAAAAAAAGACGATTTGAGGAAAAAATGCTTAAAATATGTCGATGTTTTGGTGGACGGAAAATTCGTCAAGGAGTTGTATGATCCAAAGATAAAATTTAGAGGAAGTAGCAACCAGAGAATTATAAAAAAAGAAGATTTTGGAATATAA